In Papaver somniferum cultivar HN1 chromosome 1, ASM357369v1, whole genome shotgun sequence, a genomic segment contains:
- the LOC113317373 gene encoding endochitinase EP3-like, whose amino-acid sequence MVSPNHLKLISVIGILVSFLTQSIVAQNCGCASGLCCSQYGYCGTTAAYCGKGCQSGPCTTTPASPTNGASVDAIVTPAFFNRIINQAGSGCAGKSFYTRSAFLEAARSYTSFGKTGSLDDSKREIAAFFAHVTHETGFFCYKEEIRGASRDYCDEGNRQYPCVPGKGYYGRGPIQISWNYNYGPAGKSIGFDGLNAPETVANDPIISFKTAFWFWMNNVHSVITSNQGFGPTIRKINRGECNGGNSGAVQARIKYFRDYCNQLGVAPGNNLSC is encoded by the exons ATGGTGTCTCCGAACCACTTAAAGCTTATTTCAGTTATCGGAATTCTTGTTAGCTTCTTAACACAGTCCATCGTCGCACAGAATTGTGGTTGTGCATCAGGTTTATGTTGCAGCCAGTACGGCTACTGTGGTACTACTGCTGCATACTGCGGTAAGGGGTGCCAGTCAGGTCCATGCACTACAACCCCCGCATCTCCGACTAATGGCGCCTCTGTTGACGCCATTGTaacaccagcattctttaatagGATAATTAATCAAGCTGGTTCAGGATGTGCCGGAAAGAGCTTCTATACACGTAGTGCTTTTCTTGAAGCCGCTAGATCTTATACTAGCTTTGGTAAAACTGGGAGTCTTGATGACTCTAAGCGTGAAATCGCTGCTTTCTTTGCTCATGTTACACATGAAACCGGAT TTTTCTGTTACAAAGAAGAAATAAGAGGAGCAAGCAGAGACTATTGTGACGAGGGAAACAGACAATATCCATGCGTTCCTGGCAAAGGGTATTATGGTCGAGGACCAATACAAATTTCATGGAATTACAATTACGGGCCAGCCGGTAAAAGCATCGGCTTTGATGGTTTAAATGCTCCAGAAACTGTAGCTAATGATCCCATTATCTCCTTTAAGACAGCATTTTGGTTTTGGATGAATAATGTCCACTCGGTCAttacttcaaatcaaggttttggtcCGACTATTCGTAAAATCAACAGAGGTGAGTGTAACGGAGGAAACTCGGGAGCAGTTCAAGCTAGAATAAAATACTTCAGGGATTACTGTAATCAACTTGGTGTTGCACCAGGCAATAACCTTTCTTGCTAG